One Tumebacillus sp. BK434 genomic window carries:
- a CDS encoding ABC transporter ATP-binding protein, which translates to MPAVVEMLGITKRFAGFTANDNINLVVEKGEIHALLGENGAGKSTLMNILFGLYQPDLGEIRIREKPVKINDPNMANNLGIGMVHQHFMLVDKFSVTENIILGAEPKKGVKIDIKRAEREVQELSDRYGLKVDPSAKVAEISVGMQQRVEILKTLYRGAEIIIFDEPTAVLTPQEIKELMEIMQNLVAEGKSIIFITHKLKEIMAVADRCTIIRRGKHIDTVSISETNVDDLAAKMVGRHVSFEVHKKPAEPKGPVLQIQDLVVAGNRGVDALRGLNLEVRAGEILGVAGIEGNGQSELIEAITGLRKVKSGSIKLNGNELQNRRPREIIESGVGHIPEDRHKRGLVLDYSIGENMVLQTYYKSPFAKRGVMRYNAIYEYARKLIKQFDVRTPSEYTEARALSGGNQQKGIIAREVDRNPDLLIAAQPTRGLDVGAIEFIHQKLVEQRDAGKAVLLLSLELDEILNVSDRIAVIYEGEIVGIVDPQATDHDELGLMMAGGAEKGGAQA; encoded by the coding sequence GTGCCGGCAGTCGTTGAAATGCTGGGGATCACAAAGCGGTTTGCAGGTTTTACCGCGAATGACAACATCAATCTGGTTGTAGAAAAAGGCGAGATCCATGCGCTGCTCGGGGAGAACGGCGCGGGGAAATCGACCTTGATGAATATCTTGTTCGGTCTGTATCAGCCTGATCTGGGCGAGATTCGCATCCGGGAGAAGCCGGTGAAGATCAACGACCCGAACATGGCGAACAATCTCGGCATCGGCATGGTGCATCAGCACTTCATGCTCGTGGACAAGTTTTCCGTCACCGAAAACATCATCCTTGGCGCCGAACCGAAAAAAGGTGTGAAGATCGACATCAAGCGTGCGGAGCGCGAGGTGCAGGAGCTGTCCGACCGCTACGGTCTGAAAGTCGACCCGAGCGCGAAAGTTGCGGAGATTTCGGTCGGGATGCAGCAACGGGTCGAGATTTTGAAAACGCTTTACCGGGGCGCGGAGATCATCATTTTTGACGAGCCGACGGCCGTGTTGACGCCGCAGGAAATCAAAGAGCTGATGGAGATCATGCAGAACCTCGTCGCGGAAGGCAAATCGATCATCTTCATCACGCACAAACTGAAAGAGATCATGGCCGTCGCCGACCGCTGCACGATCATCCGCCGCGGGAAGCACATCGACACCGTTTCGATCAGCGAAACGAATGTCGATGACCTCGCCGCCAAGATGGTCGGGCGTCACGTCTCGTTTGAAGTGCATAAAAAGCCGGCCGAGCCCAAAGGGCCGGTGCTGCAAATCCAAGACCTCGTCGTCGCCGGCAACCGCGGCGTCGATGCGCTGCGCGGCTTGAATCTCGAAGTGCGCGCCGGCGAGATCCTCGGCGTGGCCGGGATCGAAGGCAACGGGCAGTCGGAGCTGATCGAAGCGATTACGGGTCTGCGCAAAGTCAAATCGGGCTCGATCAAGCTGAACGGCAACGAACTGCAAAACCGCCGCCCGCGCGAGATCATCGAATCGGGCGTCGGGCACATCCCGGAAGACCGCCACAAGCGCGGGCTGGTCCTCGACTACTCGATCGGGGAGAACATGGTGCTGCAGACGTACTACAAGTCCCCGTTTGCCAAACGCGGGGTGATGCGCTATAACGCGATCTATGAGTATGCGCGCAAGCTGATCAAGCAGTTTGACGTGCGCACGCCGAGCGAATATACGGAAGCGCGCGCGCTGTCGGGCGGCAACCAGCAAAAAGGCATCATCGCCCGCGAAGTGGATCGCAACCCGGACCTCTTGATCGCCGCTCAACCGACACGGGGCCTCGACGTTGGTGCGATCGAGTTTATCCACCAAAAGCTGGTCGAGCAGCGCGATGCGGGGAAAGCAGTTCTGCTGCTGTCGCTCGAATTGGACGAAATCTTGAATGTGAGCGACCGCATCGCTGTCATCTATGAAGGCGAGATCGTCGGCATCGTCGATCCGCAAGCGACCGACCATGACGAACTGGGTCTGATGATGGCCGGCGGCGCAGAGAAAGGGGGAGCGCAGGCATGA
- a CDS encoding alpha/beta-type small acid-soluble spore protein — protein MARNSNRVLVNGAENALDRMKYEIANEFGVNLSGDTPSRMNGSVGGEMTKRLVAFAEQSMSGMGTMGMRR, from the coding sequence ATGGCACGCAATTCCAATCGAGTGCTGGTGAACGGCGCAGAAAACGCGCTGGATCGGATGAAGTACGAAATTGCGAATGAATTCGGTGTAAACCTCAGTGGTGACACCCCCTCCCGCATGAACGGTTCGGTTGGCGGTGAAATGACGAAGCGCCTGGTCGCTTTTGCCGAACAGTCGATGTCCGGCATGGGCACGATGGGCATGCGCCGCTAA
- a CDS encoding gamma-glutamylcyclotransferase family protein, with amino-acid sequence MQKKIFVYGTLLSGERNHHVAAPFLLQIEPGRVRGRLYDAAEGRYPALVLAADGEWIEGEWFLVTPEGVAKMDELEAYFGPGHPDNLYERVTVRDADSGQAGDIYVWHNPRGCPPIPGGSWRAYRK; translated from the coding sequence ATGCAGAAGAAGATCTTTGTCTATGGCACGCTGCTCAGCGGCGAGCGCAATCATCATGTCGCCGCGCCATTTTTGCTGCAGATCGAGCCCGGCCGCGTGCGGGGCCGCTTGTATGATGCGGCAGAAGGGCGGTACCCGGCGCTGGTGCTCGCGGCTGACGGTGAGTGGATCGAAGGGGAATGGTTCCTCGTGACGCCAGAGGGCGTGGCGAAGATGGATGAGCTGGAAGCGTATTTTGGCCCGGGGCATCCTGACAATCTGTACGAGCGCGTGACGGTGCGCGATGCGGACAGCGGGCAGGCAGGCGACATCTATGTGTGGCACAATCCGCGCGGATGCCCGCCGATCCCCGGCGGTTCGTGGCGGGCGTATCGCAAATGA
- a CDS encoding HD-GYP domain-containing protein yields the protein MPTNERKVQTSEWQSELVLARDIIGERGQLVLPRKTVLTQAQLTRLKQLGILEVWVREIDPVVAPLFNDVIVQVYEEAAICVEDLFAQASAARQLDLADMPDVLQQFWCVCKEETNFLNLILNLRTLDDYTFQHSLGVGLLSAQIGEWMGLTEEQCDELLLAGTLHDIGKSLVDQDVLLKPDRLTPEEYEHIKAHTTLGYMVLRNSEVREAVALTALNHHERLDGSGYPRGLRRGEIDLYSRIVAVSDVFNAMTSRRVYRDAASYYRVLDELLSDSYGALDPEVVLVFARHMAGFFVGNVVRLTDGSTGKVVMIPKDRPTRPLLMTEAGVVDLQKHPELFIEKVLEV from the coding sequence ATGCCGACAAACGAGCGTAAAGTGCAAACATCTGAATGGCAGAGCGAACTGGTCCTGGCCCGTGACATCATCGGGGAGCGGGGGCAATTGGTGCTGCCGCGCAAGACGGTGCTGACTCAAGCACAGTTGACCCGGCTGAAACAGCTTGGCATCTTAGAAGTCTGGGTGCGGGAGATCGACCCGGTGGTGGCGCCGCTGTTTAACGATGTGATCGTGCAGGTCTATGAAGAAGCGGCCATCTGTGTGGAAGACCTGTTTGCTCAGGCGTCTGCCGCCCGCCAGCTCGACTTGGCGGACATGCCCGACGTGCTGCAACAGTTTTGGTGCGTCTGCAAAGAAGAAACTAATTTTTTGAACTTAATTCTGAATCTTCGCACGCTAGATGACTATACGTTTCAACATTCGCTGGGGGTCGGTCTGCTCTCAGCGCAGATCGGAGAGTGGATGGGCCTTACTGAGGAGCAGTGCGACGAGCTGCTGCTTGCCGGCACCTTGCACGACATCGGCAAGAGCCTGGTCGACCAGGACGTGCTGCTGAAGCCGGACCGACTGACACCGGAAGAGTATGAGCATATCAAAGCGCATACGACGCTCGGCTACATGGTGCTGCGCAATTCGGAAGTCAGGGAGGCGGTCGCGCTGACGGCGCTCAACCACCACGAGCGCTTGGACGGCAGCGGGTATCCGCGCGGGTTGCGGCGAGGCGAGATCGACCTGTACAGCCGCATCGTCGCCGTCTCAGATGTGTTTAATGCGATGACGTCGCGCCGCGTCTACCGCGATGCCGCTTCCTATTACCGCGTGCTCGATGAACTGCTCAGCGATTCGTATGGCGCGCTCGACCCGGAGGTCGTGCTGGTCTTCGCCCGGCACATGGCCGGTTTTTTCGTTGGCAACGTGGTGCGGCTGACTGACGGCAGCACAGGCAAAGTGGTGATGATCCCGAAGGACCGCCCGACGCGGCCGCTGTTGATGACAGAAGCAGGGGTGGTCGATTTGCAGAAGCACCCCGAGCTGTTCATCGAAAAAGTGCTGGAAGTATGA
- a CDS encoding MFS transporter yields MNTTEATRQLLPPSSKWLLSINTLFAGASALSNTFLNIYLWKFLQSVEQIAIYNFYIFLFSAIGYTIAGWIAKKSDRLYTLRIGVAILALFYILIISFGSRAVSLYVLLGVLQGLGTGFFWLSYNVLVFEVTEPETRDEYNGANGFLFAVATMAAPLLAGRILSTLPMKGYTIIFTVSFALFLTAVLITWKLSPRAGPPSYDLYAGFSPQEHKNVWRKMLTMSFSMGFREGTLAFLPFLLVFVITQDELTASRYLLFTSAGSLLAYYVVKKFLTNARRMTFVTTAAMMLGLSVLLLLFEVNKVSLFVFGIANALFTPLLVIPYSCLTYDVMGQLPEAVHRKVEYIVIREAVVNTGRCLSILALILLQWQVSQSLSLKLTFLLVGLSPLVALFFFRRTCQSLRESLRV; encoded by the coding sequence ATGAACACGACAGAAGCCACTCGGCAGCTTTTGCCACCAAGCTCCAAATGGCTGCTTTCGATCAACACCCTTTTTGCGGGAGCGAGCGCCTTATCGAACACTTTCCTCAACATCTACCTCTGGAAGTTCCTGCAGAGCGTCGAGCAGATTGCCATCTACAACTTCTATATCTTTTTGTTTTCTGCGATCGGGTACACGATCGCCGGCTGGATTGCCAAAAAAAGCGATCGCTTGTACACGCTGCGCATCGGCGTCGCCATCCTCGCCCTGTTCTACATCCTGATCATCAGCTTCGGCTCGCGGGCGGTGAGCCTGTACGTGCTGCTCGGAGTACTGCAGGGCTTGGGCACCGGCTTTTTTTGGCTGTCCTACAACGTGCTTGTGTTTGAAGTGACCGAACCGGAGACGCGGGACGAATACAACGGCGCCAACGGCTTTTTGTTCGCTGTGGCCACGATGGCCGCGCCGCTGCTCGCCGGTCGCATTCTTTCCACCTTGCCGATGAAAGGCTATACGATCATCTTTACCGTCTCGTTCGCTTTGTTCCTGACCGCCGTGCTGATCACATGGAAGCTCAGTCCCAGAGCAGGACCGCCCTCTTACGATTTGTACGCCGGATTTTCACCGCAAGAACACAAGAATGTCTGGAGAAAAATGCTCACCATGTCCTTCTCGATGGGATTTCGGGAAGGCACGCTCGCCTTTTTGCCGTTTTTGCTGGTCTTTGTCATCACACAGGACGAGCTGACCGCCTCGCGCTATCTGCTGTTCACATCGGCCGGGTCGCTGCTCGCCTATTATGTGGTCAAGAAATTTCTGACCAACGCGCGGCGCATGACGTTTGTCACGACCGCCGCGATGATGCTGGGACTCTCCGTCCTGCTGTTGTTATTTGAAGTGAACAAAGTCTCCCTGTTTGTCTTTGGGATTGCCAATGCTTTGTTCACGCCGCTCTTGGTCATCCCTTATTCCTGCCTCACCTACGACGTGATGGGGCAGCTTCCGGAAGCGGTGCACCGCAAAGTCGAATACATCGTCATCCGGGAAGCGGTGGTCAACACAGGGCGCTGCTTGTCGATCCTCGCCTTGATCCTGTTGCAATGGCAAGTTTCGCAAAGCTTGTCGCTGAAACTGACCTTCCTGCTGGTCGGCCTGTCCCCGCTCGTCGCCTTGTTTTTCTTCCGGCGCACCTGTCAGTCCTTGCGCGAGTCCTTGCGCGTATAA
- a CDS encoding ABC transporter permease — protein MNIADILVTIINGSIIFATPLILAALGGVFSERSGVVNIALEGLMVIGAFTAAVITIFAGEQWGVPGWLAPWLGMLAAMVAGIIFSLPHAVASIDFKADQTVSGVALNFLAAGFALFLVKKIFEGAGQTTTVQNVFTKIAIPGLYEIPIIGPGVFNVYGISYLALILVGVSYFVLYKTSFGLRLRAVGEHPRAADTLGVNVRKMRYLAVMISGALAGLGGSALSIAISSNFQHATVSGHGFMALAAMIFGKWHPAGAMGAALFFGFATALSVSGQVLGLTAYVPSEFLNALPYLLTILALAGVVGRAEAPAASGKPYEKGSR, from the coding sequence ATGAATATTGCAGATATTTTGGTTACGATCATCAACGGTTCGATCATCTTTGCGACACCTTTGATTCTGGCAGCGCTTGGCGGCGTATTCTCAGAGCGCTCCGGCGTCGTCAACATCGCGCTGGAAGGCTTGATGGTCATCGGCGCGTTCACCGCAGCTGTGATCACGATCTTCGCCGGCGAACAGTGGGGCGTGCCGGGCTGGCTGGCTCCGTGGCTTGGGATGCTCGCTGCGATGGTGGCCGGCATCATCTTCTCGCTGCCGCATGCGGTGGCGTCGATCGATTTCAAAGCCGACCAGACGGTCAGCGGCGTGGCGCTCAATTTCTTGGCAGCAGGTTTTGCTCTGTTCTTGGTCAAGAAGATTTTTGAAGGGGCAGGTCAGACCACGACCGTGCAAAACGTGTTCACTAAGATTGCCATTCCGGGCCTGTATGAGATTCCGATTATCGGCCCAGGGGTCTTTAACGTGTACGGCATCTCCTATCTGGCATTGATCCTCGTTGGGGTCTCGTATTTTGTGCTGTACAAGACGTCGTTCGGCCTGCGCCTGCGCGCTGTCGGCGAACATCCGCGCGCAGCCGATACGCTGGGCGTCAACGTGCGCAAGATGCGCTATCTGGCGGTGATGATTTCAGGCGCGCTGGCCGGGCTTGGCGGCAGTGCGCTGTCGATCGCGATCTCGTCGAACTTCCAGCATGCGACCGTCTCCGGTCACGGCTTTATGGCGCTGGCGGCGATGATCTTCGGCAAATGGCATCCGGCCGGCGCGATGGGCGCAGCGCTGTTCTTCGGCTTTGCGACCGCGCTGTCCGTCTCCGGCCAGGTGCTGGGGCTGACCGCCTACGTGCCGAGCGAATTTTTGAATGCGCTGCCGTACCTGCTGACGATCCTCGCACTCGCCGGGGTGGTTGGACGGGCGGAAGCGCCGGCCGCATCGGGCAAGCCGTACGAAAAAGGCAGCCGATAA
- a CDS encoding ABC transporter permease codes for MNSNSKLNAFLIPVLAVILGMIIGAIVMFAMGYNPLQAYSLMFQGIFANPYYMGETLRSVTPLIFAGLAVAFAFRTGLFNIGVEGQFIIGQLTAAYVGIMWDLPPVLHAIVAVGVAMVAAGLYAGIAGWLKARLGVHEVITTIMLNYIALFSANYIIRTFLKGASEGTKDILPSAALTSQFLANLFDGARVNFGLFLALGLTLLMYWLLWKTTTGYELRAVGLNPHASEYAGMSVSKNVVLSMVISGMLAGAGGAVETLGVYGYMAISAGFTGIGFDGIAVALIGANNPFGVVLGALLFGGFSFGADNMQRTEGIPTESIQIVISMIIYFVAASSIIYRLLGVFRRRREEVQS; via the coding sequence ATGAACAGCAACTCGAAACTGAATGCGTTTCTCATCCCTGTGCTGGCTGTCATCCTTGGGATGATCATCGGGGCGATCGTGATGTTTGCGATGGGCTACAACCCGCTACAGGCGTACTCGCTGATGTTCCAAGGCATTTTTGCAAATCCGTATTACATGGGCGAGACTTTACGCTCGGTGACGCCGCTGATCTTTGCCGGTCTGGCTGTCGCGTTTGCTTTTCGCACCGGTCTGTTTAACATCGGCGTCGAAGGCCAGTTCATCATCGGCCAGTTGACCGCCGCATACGTCGGCATCATGTGGGATCTGCCGCCGGTGCTCCACGCGATCGTCGCGGTGGGGGTCGCTATGGTGGCGGCAGGCCTCTATGCAGGCATCGCCGGCTGGCTGAAAGCGCGTCTTGGCGTACATGAAGTCATCACGACGATCATGCTCAACTACATCGCGCTGTTCAGCGCCAACTACATCATCCGCACGTTCCTGAAAGGCGCGTCGGAAGGCACGAAAGACATTCTGCCGTCGGCAGCGCTGACCTCGCAGTTCCTCGCCAACCTGTTCGATGGGGCGCGCGTCAACTTCGGCCTGTTCCTGGCACTGGGCTTGACCTTGCTGATGTATTGGCTGCTTTGGAAGACGACGACCGGCTACGAACTGCGCGCTGTCGGGCTCAATCCGCACGCGTCCGAGTACGCCGGGATGAGCGTTTCGAAAAACGTCGTGCTGTCAATGGTGATCTCCGGCATGCTCGCCGGTGCGGGCGGCGCGGTGGAAACGCTTGGCGTCTACGGCTACATGGCGATCTCCGCCGGCTTTACCGGCATCGGCTTTGACGGCATCGCCGTCGCGCTGATCGGGGCGAACAACCCGTTTGGGGTCGTGCTTGGTGCTCTCTTGTTTGGCGGTTTCTCCTTTGGCGCGGACAACATGCAGCGCACCGAAGGGATCCCGACCGAATCGATTCAGATCGTCATCTCGATGATCATCTACTTCGTGGCGGCGTCCTCGATCATCTACCGTTTGCTCGGTGTGTTCCGTCGTCGTCGTGAGGAGGTGCAGAGCTGA
- a CDS encoding helix-turn-helix transcriptional regulator: protein MSATQSFEQLLKEKKLTIQKIADETGVSTLALEFLIYKQHQPKPHIAQKIAKVLEMKVGEIWPELKP from the coding sequence ATGAGCGCAACCCAATCGTTTGAGCAACTGTTGAAAGAGAAGAAGCTGACTATACAGAAAATTGCTGATGAGACGGGCGTCTCGACGCTCGCTTTGGAATTTCTGATCTACAAACAACACCAGCCGAAGCCGCACATCGCCCAAAAGATCGCCAAAGTGCTGGAGATGAAAGTCGGAGAGATCTGGCCGGAACTGAAACCATAA